AAAGGCCTGATCTATGCAATAACCGGCAGCGGTACCTTTGTATCACCTAATGCCAAGCTGCCTATCACGATCTCAATGGACAACACGCCAAAAAATTTAATTGAGCTTGGATTCATCGCATCCTTTGAGCAATGTAACAGCATGGTCGTGGAAACCGTTCAGGAGGTATCCAGAAAAAAGTATGTTGAACAGCTATTTGGCTACGATGATCCTACTGGAATGCAGCATCAGAAAATGGCGGGAATTAACTGGATGAAGCCATTTGGCATTGAAGCCGGACCGGAGAACATGGCCATTGTTTCCGGGGCACTAAACGCTTTGGCAATCACCTTATATGCCTTATTTGAACCAGGAGATAAAATCGCAGTGGACACGTTCACTTATTCAAACTTTATAGAACTGGCAAGAACGTTCCAAATACAGCTTATTCCAATATCCGGTGATGAGGAAGGAATGCTGCCGGCAGAGCTTTATAACCAGTGTATTTTAAGTGGAATTGACGGAGTGTTCTTAATGCCTTCCTGCAGTAACCCTACTACCGTTATGATTTCGCAGCAGCGTAAAAAAGAGCTTGCCAAAGTTATACAGAAACAAAACCTGATCCTGATTGAAGATGATGTATATGCATTCCTCTCTGCCGGGCTTATAAAGGATTATGAAGGGTCTATGTACCAGTTTATTCCCGATCAGACCATTTACATCTGCGGCACTTCCAAATCCATTTGTTCCGGCCTGCGAATCGCTTATATGGTATTTGGTGAACAATTCCGTGAAAAGATTTTAAAGGGTATTTTTAATATTAATGTGAAAACCTCTTCCTTTGACGCTGAAATCATAACAGAATTGATTTTAAACGGTACAGCTCACCAGATCGTAAATGAAAAAAAGCGGTTAGCTGAATGCGCAGACAAATTGTACCAGGATCGCTTTTCCAGCCATGGATTAAATGAGCATCCATATAGCTTTCATCGCTGGCTGCCTATCAGCTCAAAGCTGAGCAGCGAGCATCTGGAAGACCGCTTTAAAGAACATGGAATACAGGTCTTTCACTCCGACCGCTTTTTATGCAACACAAGCGAACATAAAACCTTTCTGCGGGTAGCATTATCATCATGCAGCACTCTGGAAGAATTGGAAAATGGTCTGCATATACTAAAAAATGCATTAGAATTTCTATAAATAACCCAAGAAAAAAGAGGGTATCCCAAAAGTCATGAAATGACTTGAGGGATGCCCTCTTTTTCTCTAAGCACATTGTAAGAGAACCCTATTAAGCTGATTTCCTTTTTCTTACACCGGCTTTTATGTATACAATATCCTTTTTAATATTTCCGTCACCCGGGGCGCCTCCTCTTCCATCTCTCCTTTTGTATAGGAGCTACTCACATAAGCCGCAACCAGCTTTCCAAAATAAAACCTCATATCATCAGAAAAATAGTCCGGGATGTACACGAATTCCTCCACCGAATCCCTGCTCATGAGCAGATCCATCCCATCCTGGCTGGCACTGCCATAGCAGCCGGAAGCATAACCGATGTACTCCCCAAAAGCTGCCGTTAAGTCTTCCGGCTGGCATATTTTGATTTTTTTATAATTAGTATCAAGTTTATGGCAAACATAATAAAGGCCGCTTTCTGTCATAGGCGCAGAAAAATACCTTTTTCCGGGATAGTAGATAATCTCCCAGCCCTGAGCATTAAACTTCCTGATCCAATCTCTGGGAATGTTCTTTGTGGCCTCTGTAAAAGCATCCTTCACCTCAGAAGAAACCGATGAGGAGGTTTTCTTTCCATCTATGCTGATATCAAATTCCTTGTTTCTCTGGCCGTTTTCGTCCATGTAGAAAAGGCCTACATACTGGTTGGCGGCCAACTGTCCATTATCAAAGAAATAATACCGCTTTCCCCCCACGTTTTTATAGCCGGAGGAAGCCATCTCCCCCCTTGCGGAAAACCAGTACCAGCTTCCGTCTGCCTCCTGATACCAGCCCTTCTGAGCTATGCCGTCTTCATTAAAATAATGCCATTTCTCTTCCTCGTCGTTGTAACACCAGCCAAGCTGCAGCTCCCCTGTCTCGGAAAAATAGTAGTTCATTCCGCCGATCCTTGTCCAGTCAGAAACCATATATCCTTCATTGTCAAAGTAATACCAATATCCGTTTATCTCTTCCCAACGGGTTTTTCTGAATTCTCCCGCTGCATTGACATATTTCCAGCCGCCCGAATCCTCCTGCCATTGCCAGTCCGATACTGCCGCCTGCTGGCTTTCGGCCTCTCCCTGTACCATCTCTCCCTGTACCATCTCTTCCGCTGCCGCGGAAGTCATCATGCTTCCCAGGGCGAGGATGATACTTGCCGCCGCTATCCATCGTTTCCTCAAGAGTTTTACACTCCTTCCAGGGTCTTCCATATTATAAATAAAATATTACTATATTTCCAGAAAAAAGTACAGGTTTCAAAATTAAAGTTTTTATTAACAATGAAAAGCCCTTCTTTCTATTTTCTCTTTTATAGGCTATAATAATAAAAAACAATGGTTCAGAAAGGGAGGTGATACTTGTGAAATGGAAACGTCCTTTGGCTATGGCCGGAGTGGTGCTCATTCTCTCCATATATGTCATAGCTATAATATCCGCCTTTTCCCATAATCCGGAAGCAAAAAACTGGCTGACGGCCGCTATTTTTTCTTCTGTCGTCCTCCCCATCTTTCTCTATGCCGCCCAACTGGCCGCCCGGGTGATCAGACAGAATAAAAAGGAACCGGACTCGTCCGAAAAAAGCAGAGAACATTAAAATAATAAGAATAGAAAACGCATGCACTCTTTCAGTAATTCTCCAATATGGATGTTTACAAAAATCAGGATTGTTCATCATGGCAGCCAAATGATTCCAGGTAATTTGTAAATAATCTTTATTGGAGATTTTTTTCATAATAATTTCATTCTTCCGTGATATCAAACGTGGAGAATTGCTTCAAAGAATAAAATCGGTAGCCTTTATCATTTACATATTCTGGTTTTAAAATGCCAATGTTATCATAATGAAACAGCGTATATTTGGAGACTCCGCAGGCTTTTGCAAATTCACTGGTTGTAAGATACGGATTATCTGACACTTTTTATTCCTCCTCTTGACTATCGGGTTACCCTATACCTTATAATGTCATGATGCAGGGAAATTGTCAATTATATTCATATCACTGAAATCACTTATATGAACGCACTGTATGCCGTGGGTTTGTGAC
The nucleotide sequence above comes from Lacrimispora sp. BS-2. Encoded proteins:
- a CDS encoding PLP-dependent aminotransferase family protein, whose amino-acid sequence is MPVNSFLDYHMSWKPEKHQLKRPIYLSLAEKLEQDIKSGLLAPGTKLPPQRELADFLDINFTTITRAYSLCERKGLIYAITGSGTFVSPNAKLPITISMDNTPKNLIELGFIASFEQCNSMVVETVQEVSRKKYVEQLFGYDDPTGMQHQKMAGINWMKPFGIEAGPENMAIVSGALNALAITLYALFEPGDKIAVDTFTYSNFIELARTFQIQLIPISGDEEGMLPAELYNQCILSGIDGVFLMPSCSNPTTVMISQQRKKELAKVIQKQNLILIEDDVYAFLSAGLIKDYEGSMYQFIPDQTIYICGTSKSICSGLRIAYMVFGEQFREKILKGIFNINVKTSSFDAEIITELILNGTAHQIVNEKKRLAECADKLYQDRFSSHGLNEHPYSFHRWLPISSKLSSEHLEDRFKEHGIQVFHSDRFLCNTSEHKTFLRVALSSCSTLEELENGLHILKNALEFL
- a CDS encoding MerR family DNA-binding transcriptional regulator; its protein translation is MSDNPYLTTSEFAKACGVSKYTLFHYDNIGILKPEYVNDKGYRFYSLKQFSTFDITEE
- a CDS encoding cell wall-binding protein translates to MRKRWIAAASIILALGSMMTSAAAEEMVQGEMVQGEAESQQAAVSDWQWQEDSGGWKYVNAAGEFRKTRWEEINGYWYYFDNEGYMVSDWTRIGGMNYYFSETGELQLGWCYNDEEEKWHYFNEDGIAQKGWYQEADGSWYWFSARGEMASSGYKNVGGKRYYFFDNGQLAANQYVGLFYMDENGQRNKEFDISIDGKKTSSSVSSEVKDAFTEATKNIPRDWIRKFNAQGWEIIYYPGKRYFSAPMTESGLYYVCHKLDTNYKKIKICQPEDLTAAFGEYIGYASGCYGSASQDGMDLLMSRDSVEEFVYIPDYFSDDMRFYFGKLVAAYVSSSYTKGEMEEEAPRVTEILKRILYT